The DNA window atatttacaaacaattaatagGCATatctaattattattaactttatatttaagttgcttacactgctgcttattatttattaagactttcgttattttcaaaattaatttcagtttatttttttattgtttggcaaCTTATTTAGCAACGCATTGAAACGTTGCCAATTGTGTTGACGTTGACTGCAACTAACGTGAGGAAGCAGCTATCATAAACTGAAAGctgagagaagagagagaaaagaaagtaatgccaacaaatatggggaaatataataaatgcgcTTGGCAAACGGACTGAGGCTAATTACTGGCGAGccaagaaaaatataaatttttacccaatgcgcattaaattcaaatcaatcaTTTGGACTTCCTGGCGCTGTCAGGATAACGCAGCCAGTGGCCGTGCCAGCGACTCTCAACTCTCGATAAAGACAGCAGAGAAATTTAAAGGTAAGCTTAAAATACAAAGTTGCCCCATtgactgtgtgcgtgtgtgtgtgtgtgtgtgtgcaacaatgTGTGGCACACTCATGATGCGATTTACCGATTTTTATGGCGGCCATAACAAAACGCTAAATGTGGCGGTTGTGGCAACTacctgccagcagcaacataaaagcCAAATGGGATAACTCCAGGGCTGCAGGCACTAACCCAAAGCTTTGACTACAACTTGCATAAAGCGCTGTAAATGGCCTAAGGAGCGAGTTGGCAGTGGGTGGGGCAGCAACAAAGGGTTTTcaagtggggtggggtgggctgGTGTGAGGTTGGGTTTTGGTTTGGTTGACAAGATGTTCGCATAATGAAAAGCTGCGTTTGACGCCTTCGAGGGTcatgccaaatgcaaatttgcgtgtattttgctgctctacagctgttgctgcttgcttttacTCCTTTGTACCGTTGCCTACAGCacacattacacacacacacacacacacatacgcacgcacATCTGTGTGCCTGCATAAATTCTGTAGCAGTTTCTTCAGCAAGAGCTGCCACTTGGCATCTCTCTTccacttcttcttcttctgctgctctTTTTCGCCTTTCGTCTCTCCCAAATGAAATTAGCATAGAAAACtgcaaatttgaattatgaccaaaaactacaacagctgctgctcctgctcctgctgctgctgctgttactgacCTACGTTTAACCCCGCCCTGCCCTCCAGTTTAGTCGACTCTTAAATATATGCGTTCAAAATGCTGactacaatattatttattttcctctcttattttttttttgccactAAGCGGCTAAACACGACACATGCTAAGTTTCAATTCATTTacataactaaatatttgtggGCGCTTCTAGctgttgctttcaatttgttatgcatttaattttacacaACTTTCTTTTCATATAGTATCCCAAATATTTCTCTTTATTTCTACGCACGAAGATGAAAAAGAAcagcttgcttttatttctctTTCTCTGGCTTAGTGTGCTGCAGTCTCTTCTGCTTTTGCAACAGCGCTCACTCCAAACGCAGCACTCTGGTCAAATGCTCAATTTattcttttaaaaattaattactcaACTACTTTGACTCTttgtatgttttatttatgagttttattttggcaattgggacaaaaaattattaaacgaTTTGATTAATCTACTATTAACTTATCatataataacattttactaaacgcaacaaatgcaatattCAATACGAACTAGCCCATTGTCACGTGGCCTCAGCGCTGTGAATATAACTGTAACATCAGCTCTTGTTTTTGCTAAGCAGCCTGCTTTGAGTGGAAAGTTTCCATACAGTCAAGCCAAAACACAGGCACATCCTACGGTAAACGCTCTCCAAGCAACGGCGGCTGTACTCTCTCGTTCAATctcagcagcgcagtcagaTCGACTGCATATGaatgaaagcagcgctgcgctctcGCTTGCACCTTAGCCCAGGCATTGACTGTCGCTCTCTGAGAAAGGCTTGCGCTCTTACTTACACATCCTACGGTAAACACTCTCTAAACAACGGCGGCTGTACGCTCGTTCAGtcccagcagcgctgctctctcgctaGCCGCTAGGCTGATTACAAAGCTCAGCCCATGATACActaatacaaggtagcggactgcgctcttgAGTTACTTAATTTGTGCTGGTCGCAAGCGAGCGACTAAAGCTAAGTACCCGATTGTATACGGTGCAGTCCGCtacttgtattattgtatcatggcTCAGCCCAGGCATTGACTGTCGCtatcgctcacgctctctgagCAAGGCTTGCGCTCTTACTTTTTGTTCTTGCTTGTTCTTGATCAATGTGCGTGGGGCTTGGCAAGTAAGTCACGTAGGCCACGCAGGTCAGTTGTGTATAAAGTTTTGGTGAAGTTGGTCGATTTAATGAGCAGTGCATAAGTTGCCgactttataataataataaattattgatatTAAGTGTTTGCTTATGATCGCCAATTAGTGAATAGAATGTTTAAGCTTTGGCAATAAACTGACAATAAGCATGTGAATGTGAATAAgtgtgaaatgaaaatgaaagatAAACGAAAGCTTAAGAGAACTATGAGCTAGACTCTTAATATGCTTGGACATATTCTAATTGCTGCTTTAACATATGGCTGagataatatatatgtatctgaTTGCTTGGGATCATAAAAGGATAGTTTGCTAATTGCTCTGCCCTTTATCCAATTACACATTCTACTTGGAACTTGGGGTGAGTGTGcataacttttttttctacAATCAATCTATTGAGATATTAGTTGGACAAAGCTAGTCCATGTTAGCTATATAGACACTAGAGCGTAATTCGttaaacaactaaaaacaaagaCAATAAAATAGAagtaatgtttatttaagAGAGCTGCCTAAGACTAACTTAATGCCAATGCAagatttaatcaaaatttaaagtattatcttacacatattaatttttatttaaagttcgCTTATAATATGAGAATCTCTCATTATAAGAAactattatattaatattaaaagcgcaaaagttagtcaaataatttcttatttaatttattatttgctttactctttaacaaaatatattcaatatacattattaaatattggCAATAATTTCTAAGCGCTCTACGCAAAGTTGTTTCCGTTGAAAGAAGATGAGAAGTGAGAGATAAGCAGAGAGCACTTTTGCTTAAAGTGCAACTTTAGTTAactctttattgttgttgctattgttgttgttgttgttgttgttgttgagcgtCTAGCCGTGCGTTGAAGGTGCCTAATAGACCAATGTTTGCTCAAAAGTTTGGCTGCCGACGTCGAACGGCTTGCATAGCTCAAAAGGACCGGGAGGGGGGGTGAAGCTGGATGAGGTGGGTGGGTTTAGCATCTGCAAATACGTAATCAGCGTGATTTTGTTGGAAGcggatattttatttttcttactctttttgcgctgctttctctttggcaaacaaatgtcGCTTTGAGCTTAATGCGCCGCCAACTTGAAATACGTTGCTCAATTTCCATAAACACGTGTGCAAATAACACGTGGTATGCCACGCCCCCGCCCACACCCAACCCTACGCCCCTATGTGCGCCTATGCCTAGCAGCTGAGTTAAATTTTCATATGTGGACAGCAGCGCAGGAGGCGGTGGCGGGGTGGGGGAGCGGGGGCTGATTCGTAGCTAGGCATTAGCTTAACtattgctttggcatttgattgaagcaggcagcggcgtcgctgcttgggcttttgttatttgagtttgagttgcagcaaatggcaaacggTGGGCGGTTGGGTGGGCGTGACTCGAAATGCGcctcaaattgatttttatttatatttcaaacagcaaaagtttttctttttctgcaGCTGTTGTGCGCGCTCGTCTTTTTCCAAACTGATTTCGCACATTTTTTTGTtcacaaagagagcgagagagagcgagagtgagagcgagacaaACATATGTGTGCAGCTGTGACAAGCAaaggtttcttttttttttttgtagtggGTGCTCTGCTCGTTTTTTAAactcaatattttattaggtCTTGTAGTTGTTTGCTGCACGTCTCTCTGGCTCATGAAATTTCCATTAAgctattaaatacaaatcgaACCGTCGTCGTCCATGTGTTTGCCTTAAGTAAACTACACAACCCCCCCCACccaagccacgcccacgcccactcaaGCTGAACTGCTAGTCTTGCTAGTACCTTGGATTTGCCTCTGAAATATATATGAGCTTAGCTTTGCTGCCAGCACCACCCCCCCAACCccctatacatatataagctgTATATGCTTTGACTCTTATGTATTGCTCTCTCGTCCTAATACTGTTGATCTAATTTCACtttgaatttgcataattttgaaGTAACTTAAGCTGATTAGCAAATCGAaagcttatacatatatatatatacttattatacaaagtacatacataatacATCAGTTTCACTGCTTGCACTTAAGTAATAAtactattatatttatatatatatattggctTATAAAGCGCTTTATCAAATTGCTCAACTGCCTTTAATgagaaaaattaaagttgacaatattttatattaaattattgtttatctGATAatactattattaattaataatatatgttttatgttttttgtttttttttaagattttttaaaaatatattcattttacAATCGTCAACGtataaattcattatttaaGGCAATTGGcgcatatatgtaaattgtttgttatttttgattgtttcgcgttttttttttattgctatcgCTGGCACAgttagtatatttattattttttttttatttataattttttttatttaattatttctaagTTGAtctatatttttcattttgcttgcatatattttaagcagtaCTTAAGTTTTTTATCTTTAATACATTTAACTACTCTGCTTAGAgtcttcatttattttttttatcattactcgtttttaagtttttgctttacaaaattagtagaaataataattaaacagaattttttttaatatactcatttttagcttaatataattaaaaaaagttaaaaaataaaacgcagcaccctgtatattatttatcatTGATATGCAGGTAATCTGAGCTtgcaaagagagcgaaagagagagcgctaGTTTGCTGTGGTTAACCAAAAGTCTCAATGGAAAGATCTCGAGGCGGATCAGCTTGATAAGTTCCCAGCGCATTCAGCTGCGAATCGTCGGTCGACATGGAACGTTGGCGCAATCGCATTGCAGTCGTCACTGGCGCCAGCTCCGGCATTGGCGCTGTGCTGAGCAAGCAGCTGATCCAGGCGGGCGTGATTGTTGTTGGACTGGCGCGTCGCCTGGAGCGcttggagcagctgcgtctgGAGCTGCCGGCGGAGCAGCGAGCGCAGCTGCACTCGCGTCAATGCGATGTCACAGACTTGGCGGCGGTCAATGCCGCCTTCGATTGGATTGAGCACGAGCTGGGCGGCGTCGATATATTGGTGAACAATGCCGGCAAGCTGGCGGGCGGACAGCTGGTCACGCTCTGCCTGGAGACGGCGCAGCAGGTGCTGCAGACCAATGTCATGGGCGTTGTCTACTGCACCCAGCGCGCCTTTCGCTCGCTCCAGTCGCGCTCAGCCGCCGGCCATGTGGTGCTCATCAACAGCATTGTGGGTCACCAGCTGTTCAACACGCCCCCAGGCAGTGTCCAGCCCCTGAACATGTATCCGGCCACCAAGCATGCGATCACCGCTCTGACCGAACTCTATCGCCAGGAGTTTCGCGATCTGCATACCCAAATCAAAGTAACGGTAAGTGCGAAGCACCAATCTCTTCAAGAATTGATTGAGCTTTCTTCTTCTCGCCGTTTAGAGCATTAGTCCAGGCTTGGTTAATACGGATCTGGTGCCGCCTGCTTTCAAATCTTTGCCCATGCTGCAGCCCGAGGATGTGGCAGCTGCTATAATGTACGCcctagccacgcccacacatgTGCAAGTCCATGAGCTTATGCTCAAGCCCATGGGAGAACCTTTTTGAGTCCAAAAGGTAATCCGAGATTATATATCAATCAAAATCTTGTATAtgcatttgcaatatttattaaagttaaaatgtttgtatgcattaaatataaatacaaaatatatatcatcattttaatattttatttgttatgcaaagcaagcaataattaaattatttgcttattctttttaagaattaattgattgattattaaactataaattctttaattatttttgataaataattttaaagcttagcttacaaacattttaattaaaaaatgaattactTATGATTTCAGAATGGGCATcataagtaattgaaaatgaattaCAATTCCGCATCGGCAGCATAagtaattcaaaatatttgtaaagagttgaaaataaaattttttgaattttaatttcaattattttgagctttattttgattatttttgtataaaataatttaattaaataaaataaaagtgttgctTACAAAAAGAATTACAGCTAATAAttgcattacattttatatttacttagtttataatttaaattgcttgaaaataatttaaaaacaagctgcaaatatttaaaaaataattaaataattgcgaATTATTTGAAGTAATTTCAACATAAGTTAGCTGACTAAAAATAAGCGAATTTGTAATGTTgactataatttataattttttaacagctATGCGGATGCATGACATGGCAGATTATTTGCTGTGGAAGGAGCAGAACTTGCAGTTGACCTCAActgcacttttgttgttgttgttgttgcatgagCGGTGAATAATTGAGCTGGGAATGCAGCCAGACAGCGTTGGAGGAGCTCATGAAATATTTGGAAGCGCAGGCAAGGACTAAGGCTGAATGTAAATATTGACACAGGAGAGTGGCGGAGACAGGAGTGAGAGCGACTCAAGCCAGGAGACACATAAAAGGCGCCGCTGGCTGCAGCGTGAGCTCAGTGCAGGTGAAAGCTTCTGTTGAGCATGGAGCGCTGGCAAAATTCTGTGGCCGTTGTGACTGGAGCCAGCTCGGGCATTGGCGCTGCGCTGGTCAAGGATTTGGTGCGTGCTGGACTCATTGTTGTGGGTCTGGCGCGACGTTTGGAGCGCATGGAGGCGCTGAAGGAGACGCTGCCGGAGGAGCTGCAGTCGCAGTTTCATGCCATCAAATGCGATGTGGCCGAGCAGGAGCAAGTGGCAAGCGCCTTTGATTGGATCGAGGCGGAGCTTGGTGGCGTCGATATACTGGTCAACAATGCCGGGCTGCTGTACTCCGGCCAGCTGCTCACcatgcagctggagcagctgcagcatgtgTTCCAGGTGAATCTCATGGGCGTTGTCTACTGCACCCAGCGCGCCTTTCGCTCCATGCAGCAGCGCAACGTCGCCGGCCATGTGGTGCTCATCAACAGCCTCACCGGCCATCATGTCATACATCCGCCGGAGGCGTCGCTGCAGTGCCTCAATAT is part of the Drosophila busckii strain San Diego stock center, stock number 13000-0081.31 chromosome X, ASM1175060v1, whole genome shotgun sequence genome and encodes:
- the LOC108605622 gene encoding farnesol dehydrogenase-like; the protein is MERWRNRIAVVTGASSGIGAVLSKQLIQAGVIVVGLARRLERLEQLRLELPAEQRAQLHSRQCDVTDLAAVNAAFDWIEHELGGVDILVNNAGKLAGGQLVTLCLETAQQVLQTNVMGVVYCTQRAFRSLQSRSAAGHVVLINSIVGHQLFNTPPGSVQPLNMYPATKHAITALTELYRQEFRDLHTQIKVTSISPGLVNTDLVPPAFKSLPMLQPEDVAAAIMYALATPTHVQVHELMLKPMGEPF
- the LOC108605623 gene encoding farnesol dehydrogenase-like, coding for MERWQNSVAVVTGASSGIGAALVKDLVRAGLIVVGLARRLERMEALKETLPEELQSQFHAIKCDVAEQEQVASAFDWIEAELGGVDILVNNAGLLYSGQLLTMQLEQLQHVFQVNLMGVVYCTQRAFRSMQQRNVAGHVVLINSLTGHHVIHPPEASLQCLNMYPVTKHGISALLEILRQELHGLQTKIKITSISPGVTDTEILPTDYDTLPRLQPEDITAGIMYALATPPHVQVHQLTIKPIGEPF